GTCAAAGCATCTCAAAGAAGCCTCACCCTGCCACTTTATAAGATAAGGAACCCTCTGCCTTTCAGCACCATCTCACGCCCACTAAAGATTCCCACTATCAGCTTTTCCCCTCCCTTAAGCAAAAGCAGCTATACCCTCCTCTTTCCACTTGCAAACCACCACCGCCGACTCTTTGAACACCCACAAAAATGAACGAAGGAGTTTGGACTAGTAGCTATTGCCTCCACACCAAAGGTtttctgtaacaccccagtgttatgccagcatttaggcactgcaaatcatgcatatcatgcatcatcaagcatcctaatcatatatGCCTAATCAtataaataacaactgaaacactgcttcgaaataTACGAAACATGTTCGTGAAACATAAATGTTGCATACCCTTGTTTAGAGTggttttgccctgattatgcttgctaggttagtagaacttgtttggttatgattgtgaatcatctagaattgtttagcacaatttttagAGCAAgatttgtatttaaattattgccaaattttgcttttaaaaataattctccaaaattagggttttgagttaaaattgactttaattttagaattcaaaatctatcaagaatttggctttggtcataaaagcaaagttgtagagaattacattctaatcaattttcatttttggtacattttcaaaagatgtcattttcttgctcaaaatgatattgaAAGCTGGTAtttaaaatttcttgaaaatataaattgaaaaaAGGCCTTTCTCATTTCGCGGGTCCCGCCGACTCGTttctggcccacggccgaagccatcCCAGCAAGCCTCCCGCtgcgccgcgcgcctcgccttggcccagcccagcccagcgccgcgcctggcctgccttCGCGCTCGCCCGCTCGTTGACGCACCGCGCCGCGTCCCAACCAGCGGCAGAGGCactgcccgccgcgtggcggccatgcgccgtcgacatCGCCGCGCGTCGCTGCCGGCCTACGTCTGCTCCCACATGCCAGCCTACATCTGCTGAAGCTGCTGCACTCGCCTTCactctcccgcgctgcctctcttcTCCGCCCACGCCGAGCTCGCTCTCTCCCCGTCGCCGTAGCCACCACGCCATTCCCGCAGCCGCCGAGCGAATTCgccgcccctcctccacctcggccagcaatcaagcgctagcagctccgcctcgctctctgGCACTTGGTGCTCATGATTGTGCCATCTGATTGAGCCCAGGTATCACgttcccccccccccctgctCTGCTGACGCGCCGGTCCGTCGGTCGCCGCCTATCTGCTCGCTCCATCGGCGGCCGCCGTCCATGGCGATGGCGGATGAAGGCGACAAAGGAGAGGTGCGGATCCATTGATCTCTCGCTTTACTTTGGGTGGATGGGAAGATAAGTTCGCATCCTGTGCAATACGGCTCGGGAGCTGCTAAAGATAGCATTTTTGTCAAGCTGCGCAGCCGCCTGGATTAGACCCAAGAACCCGGCGATCTGCGGCGACCAGGGCGCCCGGCGACATGGCCGGCGGTGGCGGGGAGGAGGAGTCGGAGGGGGGCCCCGGCTACGTGCTCTCGCTCCCGGCGGCGTGGCTCCTCCCCCTGCCCGTTGCCGTCTCGTGCCTGGACGCCACCGTCCGGCGCAAGGGGCGCAGCCGTCTCCGCCTCCGTGCCCAGCCGTCGGGCTGGTGGGCCTTCAAGCTCCCCGTCGTCCCCGCGCCGGAGGAGGCAAAGAGGCCGGTTCCCCCAGCGGCGGCGGTTAATAATCCGCCCGAGGAGGCCCGTCCCcagcgcctgcgcctgcgccagGCCCCGCTCCCCGACCCACACCACACCCCCTTGGCGGCGGAGGAGAGGCCGCCGAAGAGGGCTAGGATGTGCCTGCAGTGCGGCGCGGCGGTGACGCCGCAGTGGAGGTCGGGGCCGATGGGGCAGGGCACGCTCTGCAACGCCTGCGGGGTCCGGCTCAAGGCGGCCGGGGCTCTGCGGGGGCAGGTGCAGCGCCGCCCCGCGCCGCCGACCTCGAGGACGCCCGCTCGTCCGCCACCGCCGGACAGCCCGGTCTCGGAGTCGTCGCCCGACAGCCCGATCTGGGAGCCCGGGTCAGTTCCCGATGTTTACCTGGTGAGGAAGAAGCCTCTGAAGCGGGGGAGACCTCCGCCGCGTCCGAGGATGCAaccagcgccagcgccagcggTGTACCtcgtcaagaagaagaagaagaaaaaggcggCGGCTTCGGCGAGGAAGCCGTGGCGGCCCTCGAAGTCGGCGAAGCAGTGCCTGCACTGCGGGTCGTCGTCGACGCCGCAGTGGCGGGAAGGGCCGCTGGGCCGCAGCACGCTGTGCAACGCGTGCGGCGTGCGGTACAGGCAGGGGCGGCTGCTGCCGGAGTACCGGCCGATAGCGAGCCCCACCTTCGAGCCGTCGGAGCACGCCAACAGGCACAgccaggtgctgcagctccaccggGAGCGGAAGAGGCAGAGCCAgagccaccaccaccagcagcaccCTCTGCCCGTGGAGAAGCACCCTCCGCGAGCCATGGACGTGCTCCAGTTTCCCCCCCAGCGGTGGCACGTGAAGGAGGAGTACCCGCCGACGCCGCTCCTCCAGCCTCTGCCGCATCCGGTGGTGGACGGCAGCCTTGTCGGCGGCATTGGGGGCATGATGGTCGACGCGGCGGCAGATGCAGATGCAggacacggcggcggcggcggcaagggaaGTGATGTGAACAACGCGCCGAGCTCGCTGGACTCACTGCTGCTGGAGGGCCCGTCGGCTCCGCTGCTTGTCGACGGCGACGAGCCCTTGATCGACTAGCTAGCCAGAGCCTACTAGGGGCAAATCCAGCTGATTTGAGAGAATAGTAATCTTCTTGGACTTTCTCCTTTTCTGAGATCTCTCGGTAACTTTATCGACTTTGGTTGTGTATTTGTTCGTCTTTCGGCACAAATTTTTCGTGTAACTTTATCGGCACAATGGCAGGATTTGTAGCAATGCTCCGGCCAAATCTAGGTGTTGTTGCAACAGAGATGATAATGGCTAATGGCAGTGGCATGATCAACCTGAAACTGTGGTTTCATGACTTCCATCACCAACCGTACTCCTGTCTAGTCTAGTCCATGTAAAGTGAAACTGTGAGAGCCAAATTGGGCAAGATGAACTGCAGGTGTTGTACTTGATGTTCCTCAGCCCCAACTACCTAGGATCCTAGAGATGCTGATGAGatcaccatggtggatctgatGTTTCTCCTGCCTTTCCACACaaaagcaagagagaagaagaatgtTAGTTGTCAGCTGCTGCCTTGCCTAGAATGACCTCAATCTTTGCCATTTCATTGAATTGGGAAACTGCCTCCCTCTTTTGAGCTCCAGCTAGTGTTATCCACCTCCTGCCAATCTGCCATACTTGGCCAGCACAATCCTTGGCCCCTCGCGGCATTGTCACTTTGATCTTGTGTTTTTGGCTATGTTGTTTGTGCTGTTCTGTATTTGGGGCCAACTTGGTAGAGTTTGTCATTACTGCAATCTTTGCAGGATAAAAAAGGCGGTTGTGCTTCATAAGGACGTCTCCAACAGTGCTCTGGTTTGGCATAGTCGAAACTTATGCAGAAGCAAAGCGTCTTGTTGTCTGCACCTGAGAGCTGAGTGTTTGTTgtttgtttattttttattttatatattatACAAAAGACTCCCTGTGGCATCTTATACTTGATTGATATTAAGGACAATAATAACCGGTACATAAAAGGCAATGCCAAGAAAGAAAATCACATCAAATTTGACTAACTCTTCTCTATGGAAACAATTATGGCAGCACTGTGTTTTCTGCAATCACCATTGTGCCACCGGATGCAAACGGGGATAAACAGAGAGCCAAGCAAGATCTGAAGGAACTTCAATCCCATGTAAGGCCTTTGAAGGCCGCAATAGGGACGCTCCAAGCAAGATCTGGAGGAACATCAATCCCACCTAGGCTTTTGAAGACCGCAATAGGCATCCGTCCCCAAGAACATATCCATAGAAAGACCGCAATAGGTGTCCGACCTGAAGAACATATCCATAGAACCGCTGAAAGAACATCAACAAGGTCGCGAAACTAATCTAGATCTCTCATGCACCACCATCCCTTGACACATTCACAGACCTCATAAAAAGTTTTCACTAGTGTTGGATGGATCAACAGCGAGGCGGATAGCAAACCGAAAGACCAATATTCCAAAGAGTGTCGCCATCAGCTCCACCTAGATAGGAATGCTATGGACACAGTCCATAACTAATCGTACCTTCATGGAAAAAAAAACATTGAAACAAGATGCATAAGGGACCAACATAATAaaatcctccaccaccaccaccaccctttGTTGATGAAGGCGAGAAGAGACTCCTAGatctacagcctgttcgggaggccgtaaacgatcgtggattatttactgctggctggtttggtgtgagagaaaaatactatttctggctggaaatttacgatcgtttacgagcaagcgaacaagcTGCTACTCGAGAGATGGATACCTGCTGCCCTCTCTATCGGCAACTCACTGGAGAGGAGGGAGGGGGACTGGAGGGATGACAGCTGGTGGTGATTGTACATCAACTATAATAATAACATATCGGGTTTTTGTATAATACAAAAATACATACTTTTAAAAAATTTCCTTGAATGCTTCCATATAAATTGAGACCAAACTAAGTCTAATACCCCTTCTCCTCTTGTTCCAAAATCCTGACCCAAGTTCTGTTTCCTAAAGAATTTCGAAAGTGTATTGGCAAAACCAAAACTTGAAAGGCTATGTTTAAACAAGTTTCAACCTATGTTTCACATGAAATAAATTAGTATCTATCCCTCTATcgctaataataaagaggcaaaatttccggCTATTTTTTTCGTCCACCTCCCTCTAATTACCGGACAATAGAGAGTTTCTTCCGTCCGCATTTATATATATAACTCGTGTTCATATGAGTTAGAATAACTCTTGTCTAGCGTGATACGGAATCCGATTTCAAAATGTATTGGGTTCTACTACTTTTTTGGGATCCAGATACATGAATAACTACTGTCAGCGAGTTAAAATAGGAGTGCGCCTGCGGTGCTATTTGTTTTCCTATTCCTTCTTTCCTGCGAGGCTAATCCgactttttatttataactcgTGCTCTTAGAACAGCTCGCGTCAAACGATAATCAATACGGAGTCCGATTCTAAGACACAATGGACCATGCCCCAGACTCATGAATCGTCCCCATATGTGTTTGAACAGCTCACGTCTAACTATAATATAAAGTTCGATTCTGATCTAGGTTTTTTTTATCCACGGCTTTCGTAGTCTTTTTTTATCTATCTGTTTGTACCTTGTTTTAGTATCTTTTTTCCACGTTTCCGATCTCTCATTTGCTGTCCGCTTCTACTTCAGTTCTCTT
The sequence above is drawn from the Miscanthus floridulus cultivar M001 chromosome 15, ASM1932011v1, whole genome shotgun sequence genome and encodes:
- the LOC136508177 gene encoding GATA-type transcription factor sreA-like; the encoded protein is MAMADEGDKGEPPGLDPRTRRSAATRAPGDMAGGGGEEESEGGPGYVLSLPAAWLLPLPVAVSCLDATVRRKGRSRLRLRAQPSGWWAFKLPVVPAPEEAKRPVPPAAAVNNPPEEARPQRLRLRQAPLPDPHHTPLAAEERPPKRARMCLQCGAAVTPQWRSGPMGQGTLCNACGVRLKAAGALRGQVQRRPAPPTSRTPARPPPPDSPVSESSPDSPIWEPGSVPDVYLVRKKPLKRGRPPPRPRMQPAPAPAVYLVKKKKKKKAAASARKPWRPSKSAKQCLHCGSSSTPQWREGPLGRSTLCNACGVRYRQGRLLPEYRPIASPTFEPSEHANRHSQVLQLHRERKRQSQSHHHQQHPLPVEKHPPRAMDVLQFPPQRWHVKEEYPPTPLLQPLPHPVVDGSLVGGIGGMMVDAAADADAGHGGGGGKGSDVNNAPSSLDSLLLEGPSAPLLVDGDEPLID